AATTGAGTAAAAATCAGTCTAATTAATtttactatatttttattatctttaaaattttatttaattattaaattatttgatgatagtataCACTGTCAATATCTCATCGCACCATACTATATTTTTGTGGtgtgatatttttcttttttttttttcaattttgagatcaaaattcaaattaagatattacaaaaattacatgTACAATTTAGTTTAAACAATAGCCACAAACAACATTACTCGCACCACAAGCACTCGTAATTATATGATACTTTATATTGAGCTTTGTTTCTACACATTTTATGTTAACATTTGTTTCCTATTTTACTCAATAAACGAGAAGAAATATTTTAAGGATgtgatttttcttcttcttcattttgtcAATATTAAACAGGTTgttttattctttattattatttaaaaaaaaaaatccatatcAAACTttgtattgaaaaaaataaaaattatttctaagaagatgaaaaaagaaaaaataagtaaaaaattcAACTATTATCactgttatatttttctttgactaacatctatataaatattttatcgcAGGTCAAATCTATTTACGTAGATATGGATATCAGAGAATTTTTTATGTTGCTTGCTATAATGTTGTGTACACTTTTGTGTTATTGTAAATCTGAAGAACAACTAATGCAGTTATCAAGAGATGAAGAGTTGGAAATAGAGAACCGACTTGAGCGATTGAACAAGTCATCCGTCAAGAGTATAAAAGTACATTTTCATCTTTATCGCCTATTTAAGCTATATGTTaatatcattatatatatatatatatgattcgTTTTCGTGTTATGTATAGACACAGAATGGAGATACATATGATTGTATCGATTTTTACAAACAACCAGCATTTGATCATCATTTACTAAAGAACCACATATATGATTCTCAGGTTTgttttcgaaatatatattttctaataagttatattttacattctttatttttttttaaaaaaaaaaagaaaaagtaaatttaTCACAATAAATTAGTATTTTAATTTACTTATATTGATAtaagaatataaatattaatttattgtagATAAAACCTTCTTCTCGTCctaaagtgatgacgaatgaAAAGTCTCGAAATGATGTGGagcaaatatcaataaataacaTGTTTAACAATGAAACATGTCCATCTGGAACCGTTCCAATAAGAAGATATACCAAGGAAGATCTTATTAGAGCCAAATTATTTACCAAGTCTTATTCTGCAAGAATTCGTTCTATTAATCTGGAAAATGCTAGTTTTCATGTAagtgtattttatatatatttttttttgacaaattagTTAGTgtattgaaatatattttatgtttgaAATTGAACAATAGCATGCGATTGTTCGAACAAAATTTGATCCGAGCAAAAAATACAATGGAGGTTGGACAAATGCAAGCTTTTATACATTGGATGTTATTGGCTTACAATATACTTCAGGTCGAATGAAATTGCAAAATGGAGTTGATAGCATTCAAGCTGGTTGGACAGTGAGTTTTATTTTCAACTATATTATCTTTCTTTTTATAACTGAATTGAttgttatattaaaaataattcaacTCAAACATAGTAGATAACTATactaattttaatatttgatcaattaataatatttttactatCATATAACAGATAAATCCTACATTATATGGAGATAGTAAAACTCACGTTTTTGCATTTTTTCAAGTAAGTattctatatttatatttatttttgtagatTCTTTATATTTATGGTAATGTTTAGTAAAACTCATGTATTGATATTTTTGTAGGCTGGTGAATTATCTTGTTTTAATACGATGTGTTCAGGTTTTGTTTTAACTAGCCCTCGTGCTATAGCCGATTATATTCTAGATGAAAGACACCCGGGTACTGTTCCTGTAAGGGAATTCCAAATCACTATTTATCGGGTAAaagaaatttaatattaaagttaTCTTACTTCTTCCAATTTAatattgaatattttagttttaataaaattacctttatgtaatttaattatCTTACTGGGTTGTGcatatttttaactttatatatAGGATCAAATTACTGGAAATTGGTGGCTTGAGTTTGGAGATATTCAAATTGGGTATTGGCCATCAAGCATATTTACTGACTTGAAAGATTTGGCTACGTATGTTGACTGGGGAGGAGAAACTTATAGTCCAATTGGTCAACCTGGTCCTCCGATGGGTTCTGATTTATTTCTAAAACACGATGCTCGTTATGATACATATTGTCGACAATTATCAATTATAAATGAGGCCCACAACTTAGAAGATGCTAAAAGTACAGAAAGTTTTTCTACTGATGTTAACTTTTATCAAGTAGAAAATTGGGGATATAAACCTTTTTTTGGATATGTCATGACATATGGTGGACCTGGCCCTAGATAATTTTATAttactaaataattattaataaaaaatacattactTTTATTAATAGACTTATGTTTTTAAACATGAGGAGTGCTAATCACACCCTATTTTACACTCTCTTTTGCACTCTCTCTATATTCTAATGACAAGTGTCATTTTTTAAGCAATGTTTATTTATACCTAATATTTAGTCATACAATTATAACTTTATTACATTTGTgccattttaattaaattactctactagttaaataatttttttatttatagaaaaataaatatttttaaataaaataatatttacaccctaaaatatataaatccatttggcataaaatatatatatatatttaattcatacgtcttttttttctttcccacgttataaaaaatatattcatgTAAAACagaatatattttgaatattaatacaaaaaaattataaaataatatagaaaaatattagagtaaaaataaaataaagttattatttaaaaaaatatatgaaaataaaattttaaaaattactaaaaattaacagagaacaaatatttataaaaaaagtactaagtgtaaattttaaaataatttaagttgatttattCTATTGGGGTGTGTAAATAAATTTTTGGAGtatataataaagttttttagtttattttagttcTCCCATTTTAAAttgaacaaaattaattatcactATATATTCTTGTCTAACATTAACAAATTATTGATATGATACATACAATTAAAGTAAAATCAATTTTAActcaatatataaatatcttaaaacttatttttgtttataaataatgactaaaaatttaattagtttgataaatattaatttattattagaacattataataatgaaaataatttgattattttctttaattagcTCAATTACCACAatatataattgtgaataaaaagtaaaaacttaaaattatttCTCTTCTGTAAAATAGTTCTAATCTATCAGtaaatcaaaaataataaattatgaaattcaaaattaagaaagaataggatcattaattaattgaaataatttacataacaaaaattaaagtattcatcaaaatataataaaatttattaattaattaaaaaatgaaaagaaaaacaataatatatatactagcaccATTATAATATgagtaatttaaaatttaaaagagtATCAATATAAAACATTAAGAAAAAAAGTTACATGTACCCGTGTTATAACTCTCCTACAAATGATATACAaactttataaaaattataatttacaagAATACATAATTAATCATAGTTTTTGTTTAAATGAtgaaaaaactaaacaattaaaaatatatttattctcCTATAAAGTAGAAATTGCTAAATTAGTATTATAATAGACAATTTAATTAGAATGGCACAaatgtaattaaattataatgttAAGACTAATTATTAGGTATAAGTAAGCATTGCTTAAAAAATGATACTTGTCATTAGAATATAAAGAGAGTGTAAAAGAGAGTGTAAAATAGAGTGTGATTAGCACTCCTCTTTTAAACATAAttactcattttttttaataatcacTTCATGGTACTACTAcctttggaaaaaaaaatgtaacgcCTCGATTTTTCGTCTTTACAAAAAGACTCTTCCACAACTTGAAAAGATTAAAAATTACTTGAAATATAATGATGGGTTAtagaaatcaaaataaaacAGAGAATGATCAATtgctaaaaataaaactaaggcaacACTAGTGTTCTAGATCGTTTTCTCATTTATAGCCTCACGCAGTATACATACCAGTATTGGCTTTGCTCACTATACACACTTCATTTCCCCTGTCTACTACCTATAAGGGAAAAGCAAAAAGGTGAGCTAAATGGacagtaaaaaaatatttttcatacaataccgtacatattataatatatatcattaatgtACTAATTAAATTCTAGCAAATTCATATAAATTATCTTATAACTATTAATAAATCATTCTCATATGGAAATTTTTATCATATATGTCCATGCTAACTGTTCATACCACACATACATAGAGATTATCAcaccaatatcatactcatagcagttgcatatatatactataaaaTAATCATGTTCATTACTATTACATTGTCATATCATAGTCATTACATACATAACATTCTTGATATAAAAAATGGTCAACTAACGAGGAGtcacaaaaacaacaataaaatgaCAATAAAAAGACAGCAAAGATGATAACAACAGTGACACTAGATTTTTATAGGAGGTTTAGTCTTGATTTCTACAGTAGTAGTTTACTCCCCCTTTAGTTGAATTTATCTTTAGTTCTACACTGAAGATCACAAGAGCAAAGTGAATTACAAATACTTTTCTATAGAGTTTCTGCTATTATGTATCCCTTCCAAGGTGATGGAAGGTTAGTATTTATTGGGAAGGAGAATTAATCAGTATTAATTGCTCAAATTTACACCCCAATCAATTTCCTAAATTTATAGAATTAGATAAGATCGAATCTTTGGGGATCTTCATAATTGAATGAAGACCCCGATTTGGTCTTTGCAACCAGGGGCACGCAGGTGTATGCTACCCAGGGAGTACCTATACTCTCAGGATGATGTTGTGTTGTCTCTTTTACTTCTTGTGAGGCATTGTCTTGTCTCTCAAGCCAATCCTATGCGCAAGGGTTACTCTGCGGTGTTACAAGTGTACTTGAGATATTTTTCCTTCATACCCCGACTGTACGCCATCCAGGTCTACACTTGGGGGGAGGTTGTATGTCGCCCAAGTGTATACTTGGGGAGGAAATCTACAAGGTGTTGaaatacttaatttaatattcccgTTCGATCTTCTTTTAAAAGATCTCAGATCGATGATGGGAAAGATAACTTGATATTAAAAAACCACACCCCAAAAACCACTCGGGAAGCAAGAGTATGATGCCCAGGTGGTAGAGCTACATATGTCACCTAAGTTTGTGCTCTACATTTGGGCACTCTGAACTTCACCATTTACTTCTTGCGGGGAGTATCAGACCACTTATGCAAGAGGTGACTTGGAATCGATGAATTTCACCTGAAAATCCACCTAGGAGGGAAAGGCATGTCACCTAGGTGTTAGAGACTTCCTTCCTGACTGGCACAGTGTATGCCACCCAAGTATACACTCCTTTGTCTAGGCAACTTATATttgattttatgccctaaataaaactcatttcaatataatcttatttattaattaataaaagatcaaaaatcacTTTATGTTGCTTGGTTCACATGTtactttcatgattatatatgtttgatatataaatttcattaAATCTTGAACATATGGTTACTCAAGATTATAAAATTGTCTACAcggtggaaaataaacatgattatatACTTCAAACTATTTTAGCATTATGATTTATCAGTGTACTAGATTTacattgatgtgataatcagcgatgtagtttacttacatttgtaTAAGTGgaatgtcctttctagggcattagcAAAGCAACTTGTATTAGATGTATCGGCTATACATCGGACTGGACCAATATTGACAGtggaaaatatattataaatttactgttatatctttttTAAGTCAATATTATTTAGTTGATCATAGGTCAGTTTATCTCAATCCTAAGATGGTTAAGTTCTAGCTTAATTGTACTATACgggttctttgacttgttcagCTTACTCGTAGGActaatacttacatcttgggaattttgtagtgcaattgagtgggagcattaatcatatatatgaaatctatagcttttataacTATTTATAAGTGAAACGATAGTTTCCTTAGAGCTCggctaaaacaaaataaatggaagagctcttatttcgataattatattagtttattgaaatataatttataagtaGCTAAGcattttaaggataaaagacatcaaagggtaaaatgataaatttatcCTTAATCGATGTAAACCGTCTATAGAGGATTATTAATTGTTTAGATTGAAATAATGAATAAttcatagcatatctatatttgGTATATGGTGCATTCTATGTAATTAAGAGTGCATTCTACTTATTGGGAGTTTAGTTACATAAACACATGGTTCCCACATTATTTGGGATAATACTGCTTtgcagactcaattaattggttTAATAAATCAACTGAATTCGAAAATAGAATATgtcttatttgagaatttttacttagtttgagcatatttgtaaaaaaaaaaagagaaataaaggtttatttattaattatctaattaataaatatatttgaattatattttatttgataattatttataattattagattaaaattgatttttaaataattatatgagATTAgtagtaaaatttaaaaaaagactTGTTGTTTCATTCAGTTGAAAttaagtggcaaaaatctaactatatGACCCATTAGTGGATTTCAGCCATGAGAGTGATTAAAGCCCAATTGGCTTTTGATTTTAAGCCTGTCtcatctaacctaaccctagtgtgaaggctaaatatataaaaatagatgAGAGCTTTGTCATAAGATGATTCTAAGTGATACGACCCTAGAAAGAAAAGCTCTCTAGCTTCTTCTCTTTCAATTTCGATATTCTATAGTTTTTTTCTCCTCCTAAATTTATTCCATTAGTAAATTGAGTGCTGCCCACACAATTC
This Cannabis sativa cultivar Pink pepper isolate KNU-18-1 chromosome 6, ASM2916894v1, whole genome shotgun sequence DNA region includes the following protein-coding sequences:
- the LOC115695473 gene encoding protein neprosin-like gives rise to the protein MDIREFFMLLAIMLCTLLCYCKSEEQLMQLSRDEELEIENRLERLNKSSVKSIKTQNGDTYDCIDFYKQPAFDHHLLKNHIYDSQIKPSSRPKVMTNEKSRNDVEQISINNMFNNETCPSGTVPIRRYTKEDLIRAKLFTKSYSARIRSINLENASFHHAIVRTKFDPSKKYNGGWTNASFYTLDVIGLQYTSGRMKLQNGVDSIQAGWTINPTLYGDSKTHVFAFFQAGELSCFNTMCSGFVLTSPRAIADYILDERHPGTVPVREFQITIYRDQITGNWWLEFGDIQIGYWPSSIFTDLKDLATYVDWGGETYSPIGQPGPPMGSDLFLKHDARYDTYCRQLSIINEAHNLEDAKSTESFSTDVNFYQVENWGYKPFFGYVMTYGGPGPR